In a genomic window of Arvicanthis niloticus isolate mArvNil1 chromosome 8, mArvNil1.pat.X, whole genome shotgun sequence:
- the LOC117714151 gene encoding prolactin-7A1-like isoform X1 → MSLSFTQPCSSGALLLLVVSSLFLWENVTSVPLSSNETDDDPLSIKGLFDHTMILSKNISDLNMELRRIFTVSEMSAKLFDKFLSSSSSDSHDQFMLEFLGHQELLDKNLTYCHKYSIKTPEDIEEAQKVISLEAFPNLILSRIQAWNETLKNVINLLESTPGMDDDILPIYKNIETNTAELLEDTKSILSQIYGTKNVDDYNLWSGLEEFQSSDEESRFLALCKLSYCLHVDIHTANFYLQFLRCVVLVNSDSCLSPKTGNDS, encoded by the exons ATGTCACTGTCTTTCACTCAaccatgctcct CAGGGGCACTTCTGCTGCTGGTGGTGTCAAGCCTTTTTTTATGGGAAAATGTGACCTCTGTACCTTTGAGTAGCAATGAGACTGATGATGATCCATTATCCATCAAGGGACTGTTTGATCATACCATGATACTGTCTAAGAATATCAGTGACCTCAACATGGAGTTGCGCAGGATATTT ACCGTCAGTGAGATGTCTGCAAAACTTTTTGATAAATTT CTAAGTTCATCATCATCAGACTCCCATGACCAATTT ATGCTTGAATTTCTTGGGCATCAGGAGTTACTGGATAAGAATCTTACGTACTGCCACAAATATTCCATCAAGACTCCAGAAGACATAGAAGAAGCACAAAAGGTCATCTCT CTCGAAGCCTTTCCAAACCTCATACTCAGTAGAATTCAGGCTTGGAATGAAActcttaaaaatgtaataaacctACTTGAAAGTACACCAGGAATGGACGATGATATCCTCccaatatacaaaaatattgaaacaaaTACTGCAGAACTTCTTGAGGACACCAAGAGTATACTCAGCCAG ATTTATGGAACAAAAAATGTGGATGATTACAACCTCTGGTCTGGTCTTGAAGAATTTCAATCGTCTGATGAAGAATCTCGATTTTTGGCTCTTTGTAAATTATCCTATTGCTTGCATGTTGATATCCACACAGCTAACTTTTATCTCCAGTTCTTGAGGTGTGTGGTGCTTGTTAATAGTGACAGTTGCTTATCCCCCAAAACTGGAAATGATTCGTGA
- the LOC117714151 gene encoding prolactin-7A1-like isoform X2: MSLSFTQPCSWALLLLVVSSLFLWENVTSVPLSSNETDDDPLSIKGLFDHTMILSKNISDLNMELRRIFTVSEMSAKLFDKFLSSSSSDSHDQFMLEFLGHQELLDKNLTYCHKYSIKTPEDIEEAQKVISLEAFPNLILSRIQAWNETLKNVINLLESTPGMDDDILPIYKNIETNTAELLEDTKSILSQIYGTKNVDDYNLWSGLEEFQSSDEESRFLALCKLSYCLHVDIHTANFYLQFLRCVVLVNSDSCLSPKTGNDS; this comes from the exons ATGTCACTGTCTTTCACTCAaccatgctcct GGGCACTTCTGCTGCTGGTGGTGTCAAGCCTTTTTTTATGGGAAAATGTGACCTCTGTACCTTTGAGTAGCAATGAGACTGATGATGATCCATTATCCATCAAGGGACTGTTTGATCATACCATGATACTGTCTAAGAATATCAGTGACCTCAACATGGAGTTGCGCAGGATATTT ACCGTCAGTGAGATGTCTGCAAAACTTTTTGATAAATTT CTAAGTTCATCATCATCAGACTCCCATGACCAATTT ATGCTTGAATTTCTTGGGCATCAGGAGTTACTGGATAAGAATCTTACGTACTGCCACAAATATTCCATCAAGACTCCAGAAGACATAGAAGAAGCACAAAAGGTCATCTCT CTCGAAGCCTTTCCAAACCTCATACTCAGTAGAATTCAGGCTTGGAATGAAActcttaaaaatgtaataaacctACTTGAAAGTACACCAGGAATGGACGATGATATCCTCccaatatacaaaaatattgaaacaaaTACTGCAGAACTTCTTGAGGACACCAAGAGTATACTCAGCCAG ATTTATGGAACAAAAAATGTGGATGATTACAACCTCTGGTCTGGTCTTGAAGAATTTCAATCGTCTGATGAAGAATCTCGATTTTTGGCTCTTTGTAAATTATCCTATTGCTTGCATGTTGATATCCACACAGCTAACTTTTATCTCCAGTTCTTGAGGTGTGTGGTGCTTGTTAATAGTGACAGTTGCTTATCCCCCAAAACTGGAAATGATTCGTGA